From the Bacteroidia bacterium genome, the window GGCGGTGATGTTGCTCCCAATTTAATGTACAGCGAAATAGATTTGTCGCTCAATGGTGGCTTGGGCGCAGTAACATTAAAAAGTCAAATTCTTATTAATGAACCGTTGTTTCCAAGTATTACAGCTTGTAAGCACGCCAACGGACGGGACTGGTGGATAATAGCTTTTAAAGAGGCATCAAATAAAATTTATAAAATTCTACTCACACCCACAGGCATTGATACCATTATTCCTCAAGTTCTGAATGTACCACCAGCCTCTTTTAATGGCGGACAACCCACATTCAGCCGCGATGGTAAAAAATTTGTATATGCTGATTTTTGGGGAACAATAAACAACGTTTTTCACGATGTAAGACTGTTTGATTTTGACCGATGCTCAGGAATGTTCAGCAATGAACAGATAATAGATATTACCGATACCTATGCAGGCTTTGGCTTGGCATTTTCATCGGATTCAAAGTATTTATATGCTTCTTCATTTCAAGTAATTTATCAAATGTGTGTGGATTCATCTAATGTAGCCGCAACTAAACAAATTGTTGCTGTAAATGATGTGTATGGCTCACCAATACCGCCCTTCTATACAAACTTTTGGTTAATGTACCTTGCAGCCAACGGTAAGATTTATATTTCATCGGGTAATGGTGTGGTGGATTTTCACTACATTAATTATCCCGATAGTGCAGGCGTAGCCTGTGATGTTCATTTGCATGATTTGCATTTGCCCTGTTATTCTTTCAGAGGCAATGTTAACCACCCCAACTACTACCTTGGCTGCGATACCACACAAACCACCTGCCCGTGTTTAACAACCGGCATAAATGAAATTAATCAGCATAATTTTAAATTCTCAATTTCCCCCAACCCAAACAATGGCAATTTCAAAATCATGTATTTGCTACCTCAGAATCGCAAGGGCACTTTTGAGGTGTTTGATATTACAGGCAAAAAAGTTTTTAGTTACAACCTGCCGCAATGGAGTACGTTACAAAATTTTGATTTGAGTTTTTTAAGTAATGGCGTTTATCATTGCATTATTCAAAGTAATCGTTTTTCTGTTTCTAAGAAATTAGTAATAATAAAATGAGCGGTATTTTTATTCCCGAAAGCCAGAGCATGGCAAGGCAGTATTTGTTTCAGGTATTGTCAAGCAACGACAGCTTGCTTGCAAGCGACACGTTGTTTTTGAATTTTTACAATGAAATGTTAGCGGAGGCAGAAGGACAGTTGCAGGAAGTGGAAAGAAGGTTTGAAACCTACGGTAAAATGGATTCCATTTTTGCGCCCATGCTGCAAAATATTGATTCGCTGACTAACCTGTACAATTATTACATTGAGCATTTTGATGAAATGCGTGATTCCATTGAGCAGTCTGGAATAAATCCCGATTCCTTGCGCGAACAATGGATTTTTCACATAGAGAATTTGGATGTTACAAGAGTAAACATTGTTATGCAGCACAACGCTGTTATATCGGGCGAAATGTATGAAGGGGAATTAACCAATAATATTACAAATGGAGATGAACAGAATGAAACAAACAGTACACAAATGAATGAACTGTTTATTCAATTGGAGGAAGCGAGTTACACTAACGTTAATGAATTATATGCACAGCTCATGAACATAGCCGAGCAATGCCCTTATTACGGTGGTGAGGCTGTATATCGTGCACGTTCAGTGTTAGAATTAGTGAATGATAGTTTGGTTTACAATGATGATGTTAATTGCTTGCAATACGGAATTTACAGACAGGGAGTGATTGCTGATGAAAATAAAAACGCTGTTATTATTGTTAAGCCCAACCCTGCAAATGAATATGTGTTTGTAAAAGTTCTTTGTAATGATGATGAAAAGTTTGCTGCTGAAATTTCTGATGCTTACGGACGTATAGTGTATAAAGATGATTTAAGTTGTAATAAAGAAAACAAAATCATTACAAGAGAATTAAAGCAGGGTATTTACACCTTGCTTGTTAAAACAACACAAGGAAACAAAACATATAAGATTGCAATTATCAGGTAATGAAAAAGTTAATCATTATCCTGAGTTGTGTGTTCTTTCCATCAATAATAAATGCACAGGGAAGGACACACAATTTTCTAATTGGTTACACAACAATTCTTGACTCGTTTACAACTTCCCCAAAAGGAAGATTGTTATTTGATAGTACGTCTGTGAGTGTAATTGGCGAAACAAGAAAAATGGCTTTTCGTGCAGCGCAGGGAAATATATCAGATGAAAACGGAAATTTATTAATGGTAAGTAACGGCTGCTGGATAGCCGATGCCACAGGTGATACCATGATGAATGGAGGTGGGCTTACGCCACCCGGCAGCTTTACAAACGATTGGTGCGATTCATTTCATGGTATTCCGTTTCCTCATTCTTGTGTTGTGTTGCCGTACCCTGATAATCCTGATAAATATATTTTGTTTCATCAAACAGGCGATTATAACTTAGGCGGTGATGTTGCGACAAACCTGATGTATAGCGAAATTGATTTATCAATGAATGGCGGCTTAGGCAAAGTAACATTTAAAAGCCAGATTCTTATTAATGAACCGTTGTTTCCATGCGTTGCCGCTTGTCGCCATGCCAATGGTAGGGATTGGTGGATAATCGCATTTAAAGAGGCATCAAATAAAGTTTATAAAATTCTGCTTACGCCCACAGGCATTGACACCATTATTCCTCAATTTCTGAATGTTCCTCCTGCTTCATTCAATGGTGGACAGCCCTCATTCAGCCGCGATGGTAAAAAATTTGTCTATGCTGATTTTTGGGGAAATTTCGGGAATGTTTTTCACGATGTAAGGCTATTTGATTTTGACCGGTGTTCGGGAATGTTCAGTAATGAAAAAATTATTGATATATCTGATTCTATTTCGGGATTCGGTTTATCCTTTTCATCAGATTCAAGATATTTATACGCTTCATCGTTTCAACACATTTTTCAAATGTGCGTTGATTCTCCTAATGTGGCAGCTACAAAACAAATCGTTGCAACAAATGATTTATATTATTCTCCTTATCCACCCATAACAACAAATTTTGCATTTATGTATCTTGCCGCTAACGGCAAAATTTATATTTCATCAGGTAATGGTGTAGTGGATTATCACTATATCAACTATCCTGACAGCGCAGACATGGCATCTGATGTTCATTTACATGATTTGCATTTGCCCTGTTATTCAGGAAGGGGAAATGTTTATCATCCTAATTATTATTTAGGGTGTGATACTACGCTTGGCTGTACGCCATGTTATACAGGCATAAATGAAATAGGGCAGCATGATTTTAAATTTTCTATTTCACCCAACCCAAGCAATGGCAACTTCAAAATAGTTTATCTCTTACCACAGAACAAATCCGGCATACTTCAAATATTTGATATAACAGGTAAAGAAGTTTATAAACAAAATGTGCCACCGTGGAGTACCATGCAATACATCTCATTGCCAAAAATTACAAGCGGTGTTTATCAATGTGTGATTAGCAGTAGCAATGAAAGGGTGCATAAAAAGTTGGTTGTCTTTAAGGAGTAATAAAAAGCAAACACTCAAACCTAATATACCATGTTTACAAAGTTTACTTCATGCCTCAAAGACCGACCTTCTGAAAAAGCACGTTAAGCAAAAGCCATCTGTATGAGCAAAAAAAAACTGATTCAGAATAAAAATCAAGTGTATCTGAAGTTTAAATTGTAAAAAGGCCTTCTTTTTATCATCCATAAATGTAGCAGACATTGATAAGCTAAGACTATTAAAAAATAACTCGTATTTTTATTGGATAATAATACTTCTCTATTTTGATTCTTTACTTTTGCCATTAAAGTATAATTTTGTTTCAATGTTTGAAAACGCAAACAACCGCACAGAGTTGAGTAGCTTAGGTGAGTTCGGACTTATCAGGCAACTGGAAAAGGCCGTTGAAATCAACAATAAAGAAACACTAAAAGGCATAGGTGATGATGCTGCTGTTGTTAACTTGAATAATGATGAAAATGTTCAGCTTATTACAACCGATATGCTACTCGAAGGTGTACACTTTGACCTTGTTTACTGTCCACTCAAACATTTAGGATATAAAGCTGTGGTAGTAAACCTGTCTGACATATACGCCATGAATGGACAACCCAAACAAATTGTTGTGGGTCTGGGATTGAGCAATCGCTTTTCACTCGAAGCCATTGAGGAGCTTTTTAACGGTATGTTGATTGCATGCAAACATTATGGTGTGGATTTGATTGGTGGCGACACTACCAGCAGCCGAAGTGGTTTGGTTATTTCAGTCACTGCCATAGGTACAGCAAAAAAAAATGATGTGGTTTACAGAAACAGTGCTCAGGAAAATGATTTGATTTGTGTTAGTGGTGACCTTGGTGCTGCATATTTAGGATTACAACTGCTGAACAGAGAAAAGAAAGTGTTTTTAGATAGTCCGGGAGTGCAACCCGATTTTCAGGGGAATGACTATTTACTTGAACGACAACTAAAGCCCGAAGCAAGAAAGGAGATAATTGAAGCATTGAAAAATACAGGAGTAAAACCCACTGCCATGATTGACATCAGTGATGGACTTGCTTCAGAAATTATGCATATTTGTACGCAGTCAGAAAAAGGTTGTACAATCTATGAAGCTAAAATTCCTATTGACGAAAAGACCTTTAATCTGGCTCGTGAATTTAATTTAGATCCAACAGTATGTGCCATGAACGGTGGTGAGGATTACGAACTGCTGTTTACTATCAACCAAAAAGATTTTGAAAAAATCAACAGAGTAGCTGACATATCTATTATCGGTCACATCACAGCTAAGGAAGAAGGTTATTATATGCTCGATAAATCTGACCGTAAAGTAGCTTTGAAAGCACAAGGCTGGGATGCATTAAAATCATAAAAAATATTACAATGAGTCAAAAAAACTACCGCATACTTTGCTGGAATGTAAACGGAATTCGTGCTATCTGGAAAAAAGGATTTCCTGAATGGTTAACAAAAGAAATGCCCGATGTACTATGTCTTCAGGAAACCAAGGCACAGCCAGAACAATTGGATGATGAAATAAAAAATTTCATTGGCTATAAAAGTTATTTCTTTTCTGCTCAGAAAAAAGGATATAGTGGCGTTGCCATCTACACCAGACGTGAGCCCTTGAAAGTAAGGTATGGATTAGATGACGATTCCTTTGATGTAGAAGGGCGTTGTATAGAAATGGAGTTTGAAGATTTTGTGTTATACACTGCATATTTTCCAAATGGTGGTCGTGGCCCGGAACGGGTTAAGTATAAATTGGATTTTTATGATTCGCTTTTTCAAAGAGCAGAAAACATGAGAAAGAAGAATAAAAATATTGTTATTTGCGGAGACTATAACACAGCACACAAGGAAATAGATTTGGCACGACCAAAAGAAAATTCAAAGACAACAGGTTTTTTGCCTATTGAGCGCGAATGGATTGATAAAATTATTGATATGAAGTATGTAGATATTTTCAGAGAGTTCAATAAGGAAACCGGTCAATACACTTATTGGGATCAGATTACACGCGCCCGCGATCGTAATGTTGGCTGGCGTATAGACTACTATATGATTTCTGAAGAACTGCGTAAATACGTCAAGAGTGCTCCCATACACATGAATGTAATGGGTAGTGATCATTGTCCTATTGAACTGAATTTGTCATTCTAGAAATTCTTGTAAAGAAATTTGTCACTGTTTATAAAAACAATTTGTTGACAAACATTAATGTACGGCTTATCAGGTTTCGTGCATGAGGTGGATATGGCTGGTATCCATTTTGCAGATATGCGTTTACCAATGAATATTTTCTTTCAGACATAAAAACGGGTTTCACCTTTACGAAGTAGTAAAGCAGATAGGTCATAATTGCTCCATAAGCAGAACCTATAATAAACCCAATAATTACATTTCTGTCAATTTTTATGGCAAGTATCAATCCCCAGAGAGCAAAAAACAATTTAAGTACTCTGCCAATGGTATGATATACCTGTGCATAATAACTTCTGGGAACATAAATGATGTGTTTTGTATTGACTAAATATTTTCTGTTTGCACCTCCTTTCTCGGCATTGTACCATAGTGAAACCTGTAAAGGTTTTCCATCAGCAAGTTTATTAGGAGAAAAAAAACACTGTTGCGGCAACACCTGAACAAATTGTGTGGATGTAAAAAAAGTTTTACCAAATAATTTAATGGCTGCACGATTTATTGTAAAATTACCCGCTCGTTTTGCTGTAAGTACATATCGAATAGTTGTTTCGCGTGCAGTTTTTTCCAAACGATACACATCTCGAAATGATACAAATGGTTTGCCTGTAATATAAAAATCACGCAAATCTGGCTTTTGCATAAATCTTCCTTCACCGGTATAGGTAAAAATCAACTCAAACTCTTCGCAAACTTTAACTTTATTACTGCTGACTTGCATTTCGAAATAGTGATCAAACTGAGCGGCATTGCTGCGCGAATAATTTTGATATTGTTTATCAAAACTCCTTCTTTTATCAGAGTCTGTCAGTAAGGCATAAGCCTCATTTAATTCTCTGAAAAGCTCCTCAGCATGATTGTCACTGTTGCGGTCAGGGTGAAGCTCGAATGCTTTTTTACGATATGCCCGCTTGATTTCCTCTGCTGTTGCTGAATAGGATACACCTAAAATGATATATGGATCTTTCTGCATTTAGTGCTTATGGGTAACGATTAAACAATATTGAACATTTTTGTGTTAGTTTGCAACTGTTTTTAAGCATTTATTTATAACAATTATTTTTTTGAAAAATTACTTTAAAATACTTCGATTCGTAAAACCTTATTGGGGCTATGCATTATTGAATGCATCGTGCAACATATTGTCAGTTTTATTTTCATTTTTTTCATTAACATTAATTGCTCCATTTCTTGATTTACTGTTTCTGAAAGATGATAACTTTTACTTAGAGAAAATGGCTGCAGGCAAACCGGTGTTGAATTTATCAACCAGGTCTGTTGTTGATAGCTTCTATTATTACCTTACCGAAATGATCACCGACCCCAACAGAGGCAAACAATATGCATTAATGTTTATTTGTATTGCCGTTGCCGTGATGTTTTTTCTTAAAAACCTGTTTCGCTATTTGGGACAGTTTTTTATATCACCAATCAGAAACGGTGTGGTTAAGGATTTGCGTGCAGAGGTTCATAAAAAGATGATGCGCCTTCCATTATCGTGGTTCAGCAATGAACGTAAAGGTGACATCATAACACGTGTTACCTCTGATGTACACGAAGTGGAATGGAGTGTAATGAGTTCGCTGGAAGTGGTGTTTCGCGACCCTTTCAACATATTTCTGTTTTTGGGAATGATGATTTTTATTAGTGCCAAGCTCACTGTTTTTGTTTTTATCCTACTTCCATTAGTTGGTTTTTTAATTGGCCGTATTGGTAAAAGCCTTAAACGTACTTCTGCAAAAAGTAAAGAAAAACTTGGATTGCTGATTTCAATTATTGAAGAAACACTCTCCGGCCTGCGTATTATTAAAGCTTTTAACGCAGAAAAGTTTATGTCAGAAAAATTTGCAAAAGTTAATGAGCGATACAATACCATCGCCATCCGTGCATTACGCAAAACAGATTTATCTTCACCATTAAGTGAGTTTTTAGGTACTGTCACCATGATGATTGTAATGTATTTTGGCGGCATACTTGTACTGGGAAAAGATGCATCACTGTCAGCTTCAGCATTTATAACCTACATTGCCTTGTTTTCGCAAATTATTCCACCTGCGAAATCTTTCACACAGGCATTTTACAATATTCAAAAAGGGCTTGCCTCTGCCGACAGAATA encodes:
- a CDS encoding T9SS type A sorting domain-containing protein, which gives rise to MRYKILVVILIVFFPVLLAAQGRTHNFLIGYNTLTDQYTTAGKARLLFDSVSIVVASDVRKMEFRAAQGNISDENGNLLMVSNGCWIADATGDTMLNGGGLTPPGSFTNDFCGLYPEGIPFSYSSMILPYPDNHDKYILFHQTGDYNLGGDVAPNLMYSEIDLSLNGGLGAVTLKSQILINEPLFPSITACKHANGRDWWIIAFKEASNKIYKILLTPTGIDTIIPQVLNVPPASFNGGQPTFSRDGKKFVYADFWGTINNVFHDVRLFDFDRCSGMFSNEQIIDITDTYAGFGLAFSSDSKYLYASSFQVIYQMCVDSSNVAATKQIVAVNDVYGSPIPPFYTNFWLMYLAANGKIYISSGNGVVDFHYINYPDSAGVACDVHLHDLHLPCYSFRGNVNHPNYYLGCDTTQTTCPCLTTGINEINQHNFKFSISPNPNNGNFKIMYLLPQNRKGTFEVFDITGKKVFSYNLPQWSTLQNFDLSFLSNGVYHCIIQSNRFSVSKKLVIIK
- a CDS encoding T9SS type A sorting domain-containing protein, whose product is MSGIFIPESQSMARQYLFQVLSSNDSLLASDTLFLNFYNEMLAEAEGQLQEVERRFETYGKMDSIFAPMLQNIDSLTNLYNYYIEHFDEMRDSIEQSGINPDSLREQWIFHIENLDVTRVNIVMQHNAVISGEMYEGELTNNITNGDEQNETNSTQMNELFIQLEEASYTNVNELYAQLMNIAEQCPYYGGEAVYRARSVLELVNDSLVYNDDVNCLQYGIYRQGVIADENKNAVIIVKPNPANEYVFVKVLCNDDEKFAAEISDAYGRIVYKDDLSCNKENKIITRELKQGIYTLLVKTTQGNKTYKIAIIR
- a CDS encoding T9SS type A sorting domain-containing protein, producing MKKLIIILSCVFFPSIINAQGRTHNFLIGYTTILDSFTTSPKGRLLFDSTSVSVIGETRKMAFRAAQGNISDENGNLLMVSNGCWIADATGDTMMNGGGLTPPGSFTNDWCDSFHGIPFPHSCVVLPYPDNPDKYILFHQTGDYNLGGDVATNLMYSEIDLSMNGGLGKVTFKSQILINEPLFPCVAACRHANGRDWWIIAFKEASNKVYKILLTPTGIDTIIPQFLNVPPASFNGGQPSFSRDGKKFVYADFWGNFGNVFHDVRLFDFDRCSGMFSNEKIIDISDSISGFGLSFSSDSRYLYASSFQHIFQMCVDSPNVAATKQIVATNDLYYSPYPPITTNFAFMYLAANGKIYISSGNGVVDYHYINYPDSADMASDVHLHDLHLPCYSGRGNVYHPNYYLGCDTTLGCTPCYTGINEIGQHDFKFSISPNPSNGNFKIVYLLPQNKSGILQIFDITGKEVYKQNVPPWSTMQYISLPKITSGVYQCVISSSNERVHKKLVVFKE
- the thiL gene encoding thiamine-phosphate kinase, yielding MFENANNRTELSSLGEFGLIRQLEKAVEINNKETLKGIGDDAAVVNLNNDENVQLITTDMLLEGVHFDLVYCPLKHLGYKAVVVNLSDIYAMNGQPKQIVVGLGLSNRFSLEAIEELFNGMLIACKHYGVDLIGGDTTSSRSGLVISVTAIGTAKKNDVVYRNSAQENDLICVSGDLGAAYLGLQLLNREKKVFLDSPGVQPDFQGNDYLLERQLKPEARKEIIEALKNTGVKPTAMIDISDGLASEIMHICTQSEKGCTIYEAKIPIDEKTFNLAREFNLDPTVCAMNGGEDYELLFTINQKDFEKINRVADISIIGHITAKEEGYYMLDKSDRKVALKAQGWDALKS
- a CDS encoding exodeoxyribonuclease III, giving the protein MSQKNYRILCWNVNGIRAIWKKGFPEWLTKEMPDVLCLQETKAQPEQLDDEIKNFIGYKSYFFSAQKKGYSGVAIYTRREPLKVRYGLDDDSFDVEGRCIEMEFEDFVLYTAYFPNGGRGPERVKYKLDFYDSLFQRAENMRKKNKNIVICGDYNTAHKEIDLARPKENSKTTGFLPIEREWIDKIIDMKYVDIFREFNKETGQYTYWDQITRARDRNVGWRIDYYMISEELRKYVKSAPIHMNVMGSDHCPIELNLSF
- a CDS encoding DnaJ domain-containing protein, producing the protein MQKDPYIILGVSYSATAEEIKRAYRKKAFELHPDRNSDNHAEELFRELNEAYALLTDSDKRRSFDKQYQNYSRSNAAQFDHYFEMQVSSNKVKVCEEFELIFTYTGEGRFMQKPDLRDFYITGKPFVSFRDVYRLEKTARETTIRYVLTAKRAGNFTINRAAIKLFGKTFFTSTQFVQVLPQQCFFSPNKLADGKPLQVSLWYNAEKGGANRKYLVNTKHIIYVPRSYYAQVYHTIGRVLKLFFALWGLILAIKIDRNVIIGFIIGSAYGAIMTYLLYYFVKVKPVFMSERKYSLVNAYLQNGYQPYPPHARNLISRTLMFVNKLFL
- a CDS encoding ABC transporter ATP-binding protein, yielding MKNYFKILRFVKPYWGYALLNASCNILSVLFSFFSLTLIAPFLDLLFLKDDNFYLEKMAAGKPVLNLSTRSVVDSFYYYLTEMITDPNRGKQYALMFICIAVAVMFFLKNLFRYLGQFFISPIRNGVVKDLRAEVHKKMMRLPLSWFSNERKGDIITRVTSDVHEVEWSVMSSLEVVFRDPFNIFLFLGMMIFISAKLTVFVFILLPLVGFLIGRIGKSLKRTSAKSKEKLGLLISIIEETLSGLRIIKAFNAEKFMSEKFAKVNERYNTIAIRALRKTDLSSPLSEFLGTVTMMIVMYFGGILVLGKDASLSASAFITYIALFSQIIPPAKSFTQAFYNIQKGLASADRIFAVLEAEESIKDQQSADTIKSFNDKIEYKNISFAYRKGDEGFVLKNVSFTIDKGKTIALVGQSGSGKTTLADLLPRYYDVDAGVVLIDGIDIRKLQLYCLRELMGVVSQEPILFNDTIYNNIVFGMSHATEKMVEEAAKVANAHEFIMQMPEGYQTNIGDRGSKLSGGQRQRISIARAVLKNPPILILDEATSALDTESEKLVQEALTSLMKNRTVLVIAHRLSTIQHADEIIVLQKGEIVQRGTHTQLAKVEGVYKKLYELQGLSS